The Candidatus Neptunochlamydia vexilliferae genome includes a region encoding these proteins:
- a CDS encoding YecA family protein: protein MEKVKRNAPCPCGSQKKYKHCCLSKLSSLAPIEYDVEWQRLRQLESRIAGDTLRFAEEEWGSEILDDGWAAFSLESGLQEDSLDGEHFFPEWFVFRWIPSDYSNRWAHLGQNLTMAELYLQKNPSSQRERFVSAVKRSPFSFFLIEEVIPSRRLVLKDLILDRTVTVKENLGADPKAEGKVILARPAFFGEGHSIQIGVGITFLPARYGINVFDLKEEILKREKNLNEESLMKYDNDLRRAYFAWSDSLHQLPKLCNNDGDPIKLCTLRYRLECPPRLAFDRLAPLYKLENPKKLLKRGKLDGDQELKSIDFPWIKDRSSATVLGQIKIDQDRLTIEVNSVNRSKKIRKEIAECLPEAIFERLETQSLDPEILKAKGPVKPSPEPSPEEKKAIKDYLSKHYKSWLDKPAPSLNGKTPRQASKSSKYRERLEFLIYELEQSSQKRDPHLNPDVQYLRQELGL, encoded by the coding sequence ATGGAAAAGGTAAAAAGAAATGCCCCATGCCCTTGTGGAAGTCAAAAGAAGTACAAACATTGTTGCTTATCAAAGCTGAGCTCCCTTGCTCCCATCGAATATGATGTTGAGTGGCAGAGGCTTCGCCAACTGGAGTCAAGAATCGCTGGGGATACCCTTAGATTTGCTGAAGAGGAATGGGGTTCAGAGATTCTAGACGATGGATGGGCAGCTTTTTCCCTAGAGTCGGGGCTGCAAGAGGATTCCCTAGATGGCGAACACTTCTTTCCAGAGTGGTTTGTCTTTCGGTGGATCCCCTCTGATTATTCAAACCGTTGGGCACATCTAGGACAGAATCTCACAATGGCAGAGCTTTACCTTCAGAAAAACCCTTCCAGTCAGAGAGAACGTTTTGTCTCTGCGGTTAAAAGAAGCCCTTTTAGTTTTTTTCTGATAGAAGAGGTGATCCCTTCTAGACGGTTGGTATTAAAAGACCTCATTCTCGATAGGACTGTTACGGTTAAAGAAAACTTGGGTGCCGACCCAAAGGCTGAAGGGAAGGTCATCCTTGCAAGGCCTGCCTTCTTTGGGGAGGGGCACTCTATCCAGATTGGGGTTGGTATCACTTTCCTGCCAGCTCGTTATGGTATCAACGTTTTCGATCTGAAAGAAGAAATCTTAAAGCGAGAGAAAAACCTCAATGAAGAATCTCTTATGAAGTATGATAACGATTTGAGAAGAGCCTACTTTGCATGGTCTGACTCTTTGCACCAACTCCCTAAGCTGTGCAACAATGATGGAGATCCCATTAAGCTCTGCACCCTCCGTTACCGATTAGAGTGTCCACCAAGATTGGCCTTTGACCGCCTGGCTCCCTTGTATAAACTTGAAAATCCTAAGAAGCTTTTAAAAAGAGGCAAGCTTGATGGGGATCAAGAGCTAAAGTCCATAGATTTTCCTTGGATCAAAGATCGCTCTTCAGCTACTGTTTTAGGACAGATAAAGATCGACCAGGATAGATTAACCATTGAAGTCAATTCCGTGAATCGCTCTAAGAAAATTCGAAAAGAGATTGCAGAATGCCTTCCCGAAGCGATCTTTGAGAGGTTGGAAACCCAATCGCTAGATCCAGAGATCTTAAAAGCCAAGGGGCCCGTAAAGCCCTCCCCTGAACCTTCCCCTGAAGAGAAGAAGGCGATCAAGGACTATCTCTCAAAGCACTACAAAAGTTGGCTTGATAAACCCGCTCCTTCTCTAAATGGGAAAACGCCCCGCCAAGCATCAAAAAGTAGTAAGTATCGAGAAAGGTTGGAGTTCCTTATATACGAGCTTGAGCAAAGTAGCCAGAAAAGGGATCCCCACCTCAATCCAGATGTTCAATATCTCCGCCAAGAGCTTGGTCTTTAG
- a CDS encoding Rpn family recombination-promoting nuclease/putative transposase: MIDLLDIKIDVVFKDFFGDKSSKEILESFINAVLGLEGDDRIEVEEFLDPRKMRVEVGKPSTFVDLSVKTRRGERYIIEMQTYNHDGFDKRLLYYLGKDYTEQIEYHYHQPISSKNSNDKKAKKMIGWADLPKVHILAIIDFHRSQGEKNGILNHHEVVETYRFKPEISASNEHIFDHWKATIVDLKKFKSKPVNKLKTDKEIWIHILNNAPFLKEEERELLKKDPIFQRALERLEMLSADPKTRKAYEASINDQRDHLAVIEAAERKAHKEGEKKGEKKGENNKALEIAQALLNQGLPVNQISEATGLSSKEIESLR, encoded by the coding sequence ATGATAGACCTGTTAGATATCAAAATTGACGTTGTGTTCAAGGACTTTTTTGGTGACAAAAGTAGCAAAGAGATTCTAGAAAGCTTTATCAATGCTGTTTTAGGTCTTGAAGGAGATGACCGCATAGAAGTTGAGGAGTTCCTTGACCCTAGAAAGATGCGTGTCGAAGTAGGAAAGCCTTCGACCTTTGTTGACCTATCGGTTAAAACCAGAAGAGGAGAGCGCTATATTATTGAAATGCAAACCTATAATCACGATGGGTTTGACAAAAGGCTTCTCTATTACTTAGGTAAAGACTACACCGAGCAAATAGAGTACCACTACCACCAACCCATTTCTTCAAAGAACTCAAACGACAAAAAGGCTAAGAAAATGATTGGTTGGGCCGACCTTCCAAAAGTCCACATCCTAGCAATTATAGATTTCCATCGTAGCCAGGGAGAGAAGAATGGAATCTTAAATCATCATGAAGTCGTAGAAACCTATCGGTTTAAACCCGAGATCTCCGCTTCTAACGAGCACATCTTTGATCATTGGAAAGCAACTATCGTTGATCTTAAGAAATTTAAGTCAAAGCCCGTTAATAAACTCAAGACGGATAAAGAGATATGGATCCATATTCTAAACAATGCACCCTTTCTTAAAGAAGAAGAAAGAGAGCTTCTAAAGAAGGATCCTATTTTCCAAAGAGCTTTAGAGCGGCTCGAGATGCTTTCTGCAGACCCGAAAACACGTAAAGCTTATGAAGCAAGCATTAATGACCAAAGAGATCACTTAGCGGTTATAGAAGCTGCAGAAAGAAAAGCTCATAAGGAAGGCGAAAAAAAAGGCGAAAAAAAGGGCGAAAACAATAAAGCTTTAGAAATCGCCCAAGCTTTGCTTAATCAGGGCCTTCCAGTCAATCAGATTTCTGAAGCGACCGGACTTTCAAGCAAAGAGATTGAATCCCTCCGCTAG
- a CDS encoding beta-1,3-glucanase family protein, translating to MSATITPNTSQAVQGLPSNSKATKLGQIPFMFNLTKGKDSKNVFIRVQGNDPTSGYQACYVTFDSSGNPSYNHDQTDPSKFCIPLSKLPSDILIPELDSGRVYVSIGATLKSQNPDPQNTKGSDYTTPYTFFELTNVSKNQEGVTLDSVWCNVTAVDTFSSPSVQVQMNTSSGKGPLIGYAGDPSVLLTKAQKKLGEYGGSAASTWAKLFMKNTSGEIFRVMSPKHFAKEVGTPFHSYFSEYLKNTFLPYYQTHPLYVIATVDKIAIPLSCQVSQDLLTFNFTKKNGEKVTSITTNIENSFPWLSGGSGDWMTNPDATQCDLIRDLSALMCSGMKLESIVTSWENPISKDFLGTQKDKGLFYQAQNANGAPMYNVYDRAMHESGFTGYAYDYDDMYGNDDGTQVGSWGSNPKFTISLDF from the coding sequence ATGTCTGCAACAATAACCCCGAATACATCTCAAGCTGTTCAGGGATTGCCCTCTAACAGCAAAGCTACAAAGCTCGGTCAAATCCCTTTTATGTTCAATCTCACAAAAGGGAAAGATTCTAAGAACGTTTTCATAAGGGTTCAAGGTAATGATCCTACCTCTGGTTACCAGGCTTGCTATGTTACCTTTGATAGCTCAGGAAATCCGAGCTATAATCATGACCAAACAGATCCTTCTAAGTTTTGTATTCCACTATCAAAACTTCCTTCTGATATTTTAATTCCTGAGCTCGACTCAGGTCGTGTGTATGTTTCAATTGGAGCAACACTAAAATCACAAAACCCTGATCCACAAAATACTAAAGGCTCTGACTATACTACTCCTTATACTTTTTTTGAATTAACAAATGTAAGCAAGAATCAAGAAGGAGTAACGCTAGACTCTGTATGGTGCAATGTAACAGCTGTTGATACATTTTCTTCACCATCCGTTCAGGTACAAATGAATACGTCATCTGGAAAGGGGCCTCTTATAGGTTATGCAGGAGACCCTTCTGTGCTTTTAACTAAAGCTCAAAAAAAGTTAGGCGAGTATGGTGGTTCTGCTGCTTCTACATGGGCTAAGCTGTTTATGAAAAACACAAGTGGAGAGATTTTTCGAGTTATGTCGCCAAAACACTTTGCAAAAGAAGTTGGAACCCCTTTTCACAGCTATTTTTCAGAGTATTTGAAAAATACTTTTTTACCTTACTATCAGACTCACCCTCTATATGTTATTGCAACGGTTGATAAGATTGCAATCCCGTTAAGCTGCCAAGTTTCTCAAGACCTCTTAACTTTCAATTTTACCAAAAAAAATGGAGAAAAGGTAACTTCTATTACGACAAATATTGAAAATTCTTTTCCTTGGTTGTCTGGTGGCTCTGGGGACTGGATGACTAATCCAGATGCAACTCAGTGTGATTTGATCAGAGATCTTTCGGCACTCATGTGTTCAGGGATGAAGCTAGAATCAATAGTAACCAGTTGGGAAAACCCAATTAGCAAAGACTTTTTAGGTACTCAAAAAGACAAAGGCTTATTTTATCAAGCTCAAAATGCAAATGGAGCTCCCATGTATAACGTCTACGATAGAGCAATGCATGAATCAGGTTTCACTGGGTATGCCTATGATTATGATGATATGTATGGGAATGATGATGGAACTCAAGTAGGTAGCTGGGGAAGTAATCCAAAATTCACCATTTCCTTAGATTTTTAA